In one Leptolyngbya sp. BL0902 genomic region, the following are encoded:
- a CDS encoding linear amide C-N hydrolase, with amino-acid sequence MTFPIHFSPSDIAALEQFSRGPGFGCTSLTYLDAQGNAYHGRTMELGQDFPYQLVYLPAGQTLQSVVNNTPGLSYTTQYALFVVTMPDRIPTAEAPLTPADLKVIEGINEAGLSFNLNAYPSVGGAQQQIDLTQAMLSVADLGSWALGCFDTVAAVKAALAEQPVVLTSLDILKGAAAPFHYLLSDRTGASIVVEFHEGTMTVYDNPVGVMTNGPRFDWHLTNLSNYTYLSNIDQSTNTFGSLTVNQPDSGIATVGLPSSSTSVGRFIRAVYYTQYTEKATDPDAAVLALAHIMNTFDRPKGATTDPRTEGGGEGGMLSEGDTEYTPWMILSDLNRARVFLRTYNGLNYTMFDLKQMAQTSEIKVMPLAHLDGLAPDATATLLQ; translated from the coding sequence ATGACATTTCCCATTCACTTCAGCCCCTCCGATATCGCGGCTCTAGAGCAGTTTAGTCGCGGGCCCGGATTTGGCTGTACCTCGCTCACCTACCTCGATGCCCAGGGCAACGCCTACCACGGGCGCACCATGGAGCTAGGGCAGGACTTTCCCTATCAGTTGGTCTACCTGCCCGCTGGGCAAACGCTGCAATCGGTGGTCAACAACACCCCAGGGCTGTCCTACACCACCCAATACGCTCTGTTCGTGGTGACAATGCCCGACCGCATCCCCACCGCCGAGGCTCCCCTCACCCCCGCCGACCTGAAGGTGATCGAAGGCATCAACGAGGCGGGGCTGTCCTTTAACCTCAACGCCTATCCCTCCGTGGGCGGGGCACAACAGCAGATCGACCTGACCCAAGCTATGCTGTCGGTGGCCGACCTAGGGTCTTGGGCACTGGGCTGCTTTGACACTGTGGCGGCGGTAAAGGCGGCCCTGGCCGAGCAGCCCGTGGTACTGACGTCCTTGGATATTCTCAAAGGGGCAGCGGCTCCTTTCCACTACCTGCTGAGCGACCGCACCGGGGCCAGCATCGTCGTGGAGTTCCATGAGGGCACGATGACCGTCTACGACAACCCCGTGGGCGTGATGACCAATGGCCCCCGCTTCGACTGGCACCTCACCAACCTCAGCAACTACACCTACCTGAGCAACATCGATCAATCCACCAATACCTTTGGATCCTTGACCGTCAACCAGCCCGATTCCGGTATTGCCACCGTGGGCCTACCCAGTTCCAGCACCTCCGTGGGGCGGTTTATTCGGGCAGTCTACTACACCCAATACACCGAAAAAGCCACCGACCCCGATGCAGCGGTGCTAGCTCTGGCCCACATCATGAACACCTTTGATCGCCCCAAAGGAGCCACCACCGACCCCCGCACCGAAGGCGGCGGCGAAGGCGGTATGCTCTCCGAAGGGGATACCGAATATACCCCTTGGATGATTTTGTCGGATTTGAACCGGGCACGAGTATTTTTGCGCACCTACAACGGGCTGAACTACACCATGTTTGACCTCAAGCAGATGGCCCAAACCAGCGAGATTAAGGTCATGCCCCTGGCCCACCTTGATGGCCTCGCCCCCGATGCTACCGCTACCCTGCTCCAGTAA